A single genomic interval of Daucus carota subsp. sativus chromosome 1, DH1 v3.0, whole genome shotgun sequence harbors:
- the LOC108219008 gene encoding E3 ubiquitin-protein ligase UPL5: MDYTKYALSQYLEGMPRDDEEKADKSDSVHHMLCALKLILKLLKWFKKLPENLQFLSAPILKQLCSNLSQPSHELDLNYVCRSLLRNVIGHMTLSNTPETATDISLKDLSIILDDVVSKICSSLIDDGNLTTNPHPFCPLRVDVEDFKRIMLLMKSLRYQDLRQYKKKDIEGLCRIFSNLFEKMGFSLSKVVEMLQGSINEGSCNHIVILHEIQIVTQLFPVIKDEFWMMLRHQKLPFCYLLIKYSVRGENYEWVLEHKEVTTSECRRHLVLLLFPEVNNYAELSNWKINRAQVFEQSFEYVNATPKHTLRAGLPIQFLDEVAEGPGVVREWFCLVCEALFDPQKELFVACPHDLKRFMPNSASTSNPQYLEFAGRMVALALMHKVAIGVRLDQVLAERCVSLEDIRDADPTSYRN, translated from the exons ATGGATTATACGAAATATGCCCTTTCACAGTATCTTGAAGGTATGCCAAGGGATGATGAGGAGAAAGCCGACAA GTCAGACTCTGTTCATCACATGTTATGCGCGTTGAAGCTGATTTTGAAATTACTCAAGTGGTTTAAAAAATTACCCGAAAACCTGCAATTTCTGAGTGCACCTATTTTGAAGCAATTATGCTCAAATCTAAGTCAACCATCTCATGAATTAGATTTGAATTATGTTTGTCGGTCTTTGCTAAGGAATGTCATTGGTCATATGACATTGTCCAACACCCCCGAAACTGCTACTGATATCTCCTTGAAGGACTTGAGCATTATTCTTGATGATGTTGTGAGTAAAATTTGTAGCAGTTTGATTGATGATGGAAACTTAACCACAAACCCCCATCCCTTTTGCCCCTTGAGGGTTGATGTAGAAGATTTTAAACGAATCATGCTACTTATGAAGAGCCTTCGTTATCAAGATTTAAGACAATACAAAAAGAAGGACATCGAAGGTCTTTGTCGCATTTTCTCGAACTTATTTGAAAAAATGGGTTTTTCTTTGAGTAAAGTGGTGGAGATGTTGCAAGGCTCCATTAATGAGGGGTCTTGTAATCATATTGTTATCCTGCATGAAATTCAAATTGTTACTCAATTGTTTCCGGTAATTAAAGATGAATTCTGGATGATGTTAAGACATCAGAAGCTTCCATTTTGTTATTTGTTGATAAAATACAGTGTGAGGGGTGAAAATTACGAGTGGGTGTTGGAGCACAAAGAAGTAACAACTTCAGAGTGTAGAAGACATCTGGTATTGTTATTGTTTCCTGAAGTCAACAATTATGCGGAACTCTCTAACTGGAAAATCAACAGAGCACAAGTGTTTGAACAATCCTTCGAATATGTCAATGCCACACCAAAACACACTCTACGAGCTGGATTACCTATTCAGTTTCTAGATGAGGTAGCTGAAGGTCCCGGCGTCGTTAGAGAGTGGTTCTGCTTGGTTTGTGAGGCCCTGTTTGATCCTCAAAAGGAATTATTTGTAGCTTGCCCACATGACCTCAAACGATTTATGCCAAATTCAG CATCAACAAGCAATCCTCAGTACTTGGAATTTGCTGGCCGGATGGTGGCATTGGCTCTAATGCACAAAGTAGCTATTGGTGTTCGACTTGACCAAGTACTTGCTGAGAGATGTGTTTCGCTTGAAGATATACGGGATGCAGACCCGACGTCATACCGTAACtag